A genomic segment from Nonomuraea helvata encodes:
- a CDS encoding DNA polymerase ligase N-terminal domain-containing protein, which yields MSDKLERYRSKRDADRTPEPIPSSPPSSGDGHAFVIQEHHARSLHWDLRLERDGVLVSWAVPKGLPADPGTNHLAVQTEDHPMEYLTFHGEIPQGEYGGGTMTIWDAGTYEAEKWSDREVKFVLQGKRASGRFVLFQTRGKNWMIHRMGALARDPFPQVEPMLPTERAKPPKDVPAYAFEFAWGGRRLLVPIEGGRTTAAREHPWLRGLARSFGSRTAVLDGELATLGGAEILVFYDLLYDNGHSLLDQPYTVRRAALEALELAGGHWQTAPSWPGEAGPVRQAAREQGLPGIVAKRLDSPYEPGPSKSWLFVPS from the coding sequence GTGTCCGACAAACTGGAGCGATATCGCAGCAAACGCGACGCCGACCGCACCCCCGAGCCCATCCCCTCGTCGCCGCCCTCCTCCGGGGACGGCCACGCGTTCGTCATCCAGGAGCACCACGCCCGCTCACTCCACTGGGACCTGCGCCTGGAGCGCGACGGCGTACTCGTCTCCTGGGCCGTCCCCAAGGGCCTGCCTGCCGACCCCGGCACGAACCACCTGGCCGTGCAGACGGAGGACCACCCGATGGAGTACCTCACGTTCCACGGCGAGATCCCCCAGGGCGAGTACGGCGGCGGCACGATGACCATCTGGGACGCCGGCACGTACGAGGCGGAGAAGTGGTCGGATCGCGAGGTCAAGTTCGTCCTGCAGGGAAAGCGCGCCTCCGGGCGTTTCGTGCTGTTCCAGACGCGCGGGAAGAACTGGATGATCCACCGCATGGGCGCCCTGGCCCGCGACCCGTTCCCGCAGGTCGAGCCCATGCTTCCCACCGAACGCGCCAAGCCGCCCAAGGACGTCCCGGCCTACGCCTTCGAGTTCGCGTGGGGCGGCCGGCGCCTGCTCGTGCCCATCGAGGGCGGGCGCACCACGGCCGCGCGGGAGCACCCGTGGCTGCGCGGGCTGGCGAGGTCGTTCGGCAGCCGCACGGCGGTGCTGGACGGGGAGCTGGCCACGCTGGGGGGCGCCGAGATCCTGGTCTTCTACGATCTGCTGTACGACAACGGCCACTCGCTGCTCGACCAGCCCTACACGGTCCGGCGGGCGGCGCTGGAGGCGCTGGAGCTGGCGGGCGGCCACTGGCAGACCGCGCCGTCGTGGCCGGGCGAGGCGGGGCCCGTGCGTCAAGCGGCCCGCGAACAGGGGCTGCCCGGCATCGTCGCCAAGCGCCTCGACTCCCCGTACGAGCCGGGCCCGTCGAAGTCCTGGCTGTTCGTCCCGTCCTGA
- a CDS encoding response regulator transcription factor: protein MRLVVAEDLYLLREGMVRLIEAYGHQVVATAATGPETLEALRRWRPDVSVIDVRMPPNQSDEGLRAALAARAEMPGLPVLILSQHVEQLYARELLSDGSGGVGYLLKESVFDADQFIGALERVADGGTAMDPAVIAKLLSSSSPSRGLERLTEREHAVLALMAEGLSNQAIGRRLFLSDSAISKYTTSMFGKLGIVDDEDTNRRVRAVLAYLNKP from the coding sequence ATGCGACTCGTTGTAGCCGAAGACCTCTACCTCCTGCGCGAGGGGATGGTCCGCCTGATCGAGGCGTACGGACACCAGGTGGTGGCCACGGCGGCCACTGGCCCCGAGACGCTGGAAGCGCTACGGAGATGGCGCCCGGACGTGTCCGTCATCGACGTCCGAATGCCGCCGAACCAGTCCGACGAGGGCCTGCGCGCGGCCCTCGCCGCCCGGGCCGAGATGCCCGGGCTGCCGGTCCTCATCCTCTCCCAGCACGTGGAGCAGCTGTACGCCCGGGAGCTCCTGTCCGACGGCTCCGGCGGCGTCGGCTACCTGCTGAAGGAGAGCGTGTTCGACGCCGACCAATTCATCGGCGCCCTCGAGCGCGTCGCGGACGGCGGGACCGCCATGGACCCGGCCGTCATCGCCAAGCTGCTGTCCAGCAGCTCCCCAAGCCGCGGACTCGAGCGGCTCACCGAACGCGAGCACGCCGTGCTGGCTCTCATGGCCGAAGGACTGTCCAACCAGGCCATCGGTCGCCGCCTTTTCCTCAGCGACAGTGCCATCAGCAAGTACACCACCTCCATGTTCGGCAAGCTCGGCATCGTCGACGACGAAGACACCAACCGCCGCGTCCGCGCCGTTCTGGCCTATCTCAACAAGCCCTAG